The proteins below are encoded in one region of Williamsia sp. DF01-3:
- a CDS encoding relaxase/mobilization nuclease domain-containing protein, which translates to MNSNVTKGAKVGGLLVYLAGPGKANEHTNPHVVGGSDVMMLFAPEGQLSRDSALMLARELDSARKAFGVEVTTVSKKAAAALRAQGMTATMAVEKATSVENVWHCSLSLHTEEAPLSDEQWEKIAGRFMEMMELDVPGDPRPPVRWVAVRHGLSERGNDHIHIAASTVREDGTKANLWQDYTRTQKACRDLEVEFGLRVTTGRAAKLTEPGRSPAQEEIAARTGRRETAKATLARRVRAVAGAAESEAEFVRLARAHGLLVRPRYRAGSKTDVVGYSVALPTADYATRDGDPVWHGGGKLGNDLTLPRLRERWSAPDPGARADAVSAWAHHQRETIDPTAAAMPAAAEQARAGMSFKQAREQLRVTLLTAAKGASTERDFIQAARDKGVLLRPRYAPGTTDKVTGYSAALPSHMYSDRDGHPVWHGGGKLDNALTLSELRRQWPPMGTYGPEGSMTVKAWARVAPDAARNAQASAEAKGWAAAARSARRWQQQVNKLGDSGERRGTATWARAAHDTAAAMSAWSTTVEGDRPAELARMADALSAAAGDHRSPAQARSDNPGASMRRVAAMMLAASGDDPRYLWMAVFSQLAATSRAISAALEAEGHAQRARELAAATAAASAKFDTIAADADSERVRANLAAAAAGPASTQRPSSPAPQAPPANRDHYQRPPERDDYSR; encoded by the coding sequence GTGAACTCGAACGTCACCAAAGGTGCGAAGGTCGGTGGGCTCCTGGTCTATTTGGCCGGCCCGGGCAAGGCCAACGAGCACACCAACCCCCATGTGGTGGGGGGCAGCGATGTGATGATGCTGTTCGCTCCCGAGGGGCAGTTGAGCCGCGATAGCGCGTTGATGTTGGCCCGCGAACTCGACAGTGCCCGTAAAGCCTTCGGGGTGGAAGTCACGACGGTGTCGAAGAAGGCGGCGGCGGCGCTGCGGGCGCAGGGAATGACCGCGACGATGGCCGTGGAGAAGGCCACCAGTGTGGAGAACGTGTGGCACTGCTCGCTGTCGCTGCACACCGAGGAAGCGCCGCTGTCAGATGAGCAGTGGGAGAAGATCGCCGGTCGGTTCATGGAGATGATGGAACTCGATGTGCCGGGTGATCCACGGCCACCGGTGCGGTGGGTCGCGGTGCGCCACGGCCTGTCTGAACGCGGCAACGACCACATCCACATCGCGGCGTCCACGGTGCGTGAAGACGGCACGAAAGCGAACCTGTGGCAGGACTACACGCGCACCCAAAAGGCGTGCCGTGACCTGGAAGTCGAGTTCGGTTTGCGGGTCACGACCGGGCGGGCAGCCAAGCTGACCGAACCGGGCCGCTCCCCCGCGCAGGAAGAGATCGCCGCACGCACGGGCCGGCGGGAAACGGCGAAGGCGACGCTGGCCAGGCGGGTACGCGCGGTGGCCGGAGCCGCCGAGTCCGAAGCGGAGTTTGTGCGCCTGGCGCGGGCACATGGTTTGTTGGTGCGGCCCCGATACAGAGCGGGCTCGAAGACCGACGTGGTCGGGTACTCGGTGGCGTTGCCCACGGCCGACTACGCCACTCGCGATGGCGATCCGGTGTGGCATGGCGGAGGCAAACTCGGCAACGATCTGACGTTGCCCCGGCTCCGGGAACGGTGGTCGGCGCCTGATCCCGGAGCTCGCGCCGACGCGGTCAGTGCATGGGCCCACCATCAACGCGAGACCATCGACCCGACCGCCGCTGCGATGCCCGCAGCTGCGGAACAAGCGCGGGCGGGGATGTCGTTTAAGCAGGCCCGTGAGCAACTGCGAGTGACGTTGCTGACGGCAGCCAAGGGCGCCTCGACCGAGCGAGACTTCATCCAGGCCGCCCGCGACAAAGGCGTGTTGTTGCGGCCCCGGTACGCGCCAGGAACCACCGACAAGGTCACCGGCTATTCCGCTGCGTTGCCCTCGCACATGTACAGCGACCGCGACGGACACCCGGTGTGGCACGGCGGCGGCAAACTCGACAACGCATTGACGTTGTCGGAGCTGCGCCGGCAGTGGCCACCGATGGGAACGTACGGCCCTGAGGGGTCGATGACGGTCAAGGCGTGGGCGCGGGTGGCACCGGACGCCGCACGCAATGCGCAGGCGTCGGCCGAGGCAAAAGGGTGGGCTGCAGCGGCCCGCAGCGCCCGCCGGTGGCAACAGCAGGTGAACAAGCTGGGCGACTCAGGCGAGCGGCGAGGAACGGCGACATGGGCACGCGCGGCCCACGACACCGCGGCGGCGATGTCAGCCTGGTCCACCACTGTCGAGGGTGACCGCCCGGCCGAGCTCGCGCGGATGGCCGATGCACTCTCGGCTGCGGCCGGGGACCACCGCTCCCCCGCCCAGGCACGGTCAGACAACCCCGGCGCGTCGATGCGCCGGGTCGCGGCGATGATGCTCGCCGCTAGTGGTGATGATCCCCGCTACCTGTGGATGGCGGTGTTCTCCCAACTCGCCGCTACCTCGCGGGCCATCAGCGCCGCCCTCGAAGCAGAGGGTCATGCTCAGCGAGCCCGTGAACTCGCCGCTGCTACCGCTGCGGCGTCGGCGAAGTTCGACACCATCGCTGCCGATGCGGACAGCGAACGGGTCCGCGCGAACCTCGCCGCAGCTGCCGCCGGCCCTGCCAGCACACAGCGTCCGAGCTCGCCCGCACCACAGGCGCCGCCAGCAAACCGGGATCACTACCAACGGCCGCCAGAACGCGACGACTACAGCAGATGA
- a CDS encoding Fic family protein gives MRSWDDYFWPGTTVLANKLGITDAGKLAAAEHVLTSAAVRDILDGVIEVPHTFDAAHLQALHQHVFGEVYEWAGEFRQVPMSKDGVAFADVNRIPVYLRDAERVVKEVPWPQLSAEEFADQAARVYANINFAHGFREGNGRVGKLFVAQLAEKTAYAFDFEAIDPRLWNQQSRFSVPDLGEHTPHHHELTPVFARIMIDRPTPSPAVTDVNEAARAAARFATRDHPTNPRRAATRPTTGQGPSSTSYRPPAHYRRDPGRDNGTGSGRD, from the coding sequence GTGAGGTCCTGGGACGACTACTTTTGGCCGGGCACAACTGTGCTGGCCAACAAACTGGGCATCACCGATGCGGGCAAGCTCGCGGCCGCCGAGCACGTGCTGACCTCCGCAGCAGTGCGCGACATCCTCGACGGCGTGATCGAGGTACCCCACACCTTCGATGCCGCCCACCTGCAAGCACTGCACCAGCATGTGTTCGGTGAGGTGTACGAGTGGGCCGGGGAGTTCCGGCAGGTGCCGATGTCCAAAGACGGCGTGGCGTTCGCCGACGTCAACCGCATCCCGGTGTACCTCCGGGACGCCGAACGTGTGGTGAAAGAGGTTCCCTGGCCGCAACTGTCGGCCGAGGAGTTCGCTGACCAAGCGGCCCGTGTGTACGCCAACATCAACTTCGCGCACGGCTTCCGTGAGGGCAACGGCCGGGTAGGGAAACTGTTCGTCGCCCAGCTCGCTGAAAAGACTGCGTACGCGTTCGACTTCGAGGCGATCGACCCGCGGCTATGGAACCAGCAGTCCAGGTTTTCGGTTCCCGACCTCGGTGAGCACACGCCCCACCACCACGAGCTCACCCCTGTCTTTGCGCGCATCATGATCGACCGGCCCACACCGTCGCCGGCAGTGACCGACGTCAACGAAGCAGCCCGGGCGGCCGCCCGGTTCGCCACCCGCGATCACCCCACCAATCCTCGACGTGCGGCCACCCGCCCGACGACCGGACAAGGCCCCTCGTCGACCTCGTACCGGCCGCCGGCGCACTATCGCCGAGATCCAGGCCGCGACAACGGAACCGGCTCCGGCCGCGACTGA
- a CDS encoding type IV secretory system conjugative DNA transfer family protein, producing MPTSPGQIRNPKSSEAPLIFGGLGAAAAVVATGWAALQLAGGQTVPANPVTAAGDLVRGDLVWSTAATVWAVVIVLILTACAGATWRWWYLRVGQFKRVDTAARYLGTVKDIESLTEPAIRAKAAELGVVMPTGENNAHCSPGVPIGTTLRGSTRLFGSFEETCVDVWGTRMGKSTSRIIPAICEAPGAVLTTENKRGNLDHTRLVRERMGRAVWVFDPQQVAQQPATFYWNPLSYIVPTGSARTGTEAYEGADPEERAASLAEQFASGDGAPSKKDPYFDPEGQDLLANLMLASALAGEQITVVYERLTRRDRCAEAVQILKPVYPYVAGALSARLNLAPKQQDGIFGTALKMAACLRSTRVKEWITTWPGDTRPHLDLHQFVRGGETLYCMSKEGVGSTGPLIAALTVAACEAAEEIAAAHPGGRLPTPMLCALDEAANVVRWQRLPDLYSHYGSRGINIMTILQSWSQGTEVWGEDGMQKLWSTANVNVYGGNVSEKKFLDFVSELVGDYDREVITVSKSKGTTSTSTHIARERLFNVSDLASWPRGRALVFSAGNPAIIAKTVPWMSKSYAGLIKESLAVYGPPKKATATAVGRWWSKALGRSTHTADAKTQVPQPSLLKG from the coding sequence ATGCCAACCAGTCCTGGACAGATTCGGAATCCGAAAAGCTCTGAGGCGCCGCTGATCTTTGGTGGCCTGGGAGCAGCGGCAGCAGTGGTGGCCACCGGATGGGCGGCGTTGCAGCTGGCCGGAGGGCAGACGGTGCCGGCGAACCCGGTCACCGCGGCCGGGGACCTGGTTCGCGGTGACCTGGTGTGGTCGACCGCGGCGACAGTCTGGGCGGTGGTGATCGTGCTGATCCTCACCGCGTGCGCGGGGGCGACCTGGCGGTGGTGGTATCTGCGGGTCGGTCAATTCAAACGCGTCGACACCGCTGCCCGGTATCTGGGAACGGTCAAAGACATTGAGTCGCTAACCGAACCAGCGATCCGCGCCAAAGCGGCCGAACTGGGAGTAGTGATGCCCACCGGTGAAAACAATGCGCATTGCTCGCCGGGAGTGCCGATCGGGACGACGCTGCGTGGGTCGACCCGGCTGTTCGGGTCGTTCGAAGAGACGTGCGTGGACGTGTGGGGCACGCGTATGGGCAAGTCGACCAGCCGAATCATTCCGGCGATCTGTGAAGCGCCCGGGGCGGTCCTGACCACGGAGAACAAACGCGGCAACCTCGATCACACCCGTCTGGTGCGAGAACGGATGGGCCGGGCGGTGTGGGTGTTCGACCCCCAGCAGGTTGCCCAACAACCGGCCACCTTTTACTGGAATCCGTTGTCCTACATCGTTCCCACGGGTTCGGCGCGTACCGGCACAGAAGCATACGAAGGCGCTGACCCTGAGGAGCGGGCCGCATCGCTGGCCGAGCAATTCGCCAGCGGCGACGGAGCTCCGAGCAAAAAGGACCCGTACTTCGATCCCGAAGGCCAAGATCTGCTGGCCAACCTGATGCTCGCCTCAGCGCTGGCCGGTGAACAGATCACCGTCGTCTACGAGCGGCTGACCCGCCGTGACCGCTGCGCCGAAGCAGTACAGATCCTCAAACCGGTGTATCCGTACGTGGCCGGGGCGCTCTCGGCTCGACTGAACCTGGCCCCCAAACAGCAAGACGGCATCTTCGGTACCGCCTTGAAAATGGCTGCCTGCCTGCGGTCGACCCGGGTCAAGGAGTGGATCACCACCTGGCCAGGCGATACCCGCCCTCACCTGGACCTGCACCAGTTCGTGCGGGGCGGGGAAACCCTGTACTGCATGTCCAAGGAGGGTGTCGGCTCGACCGGCCCACTGATTGCAGCGTTGACCGTCGCTGCGTGCGAGGCCGCCGAGGAAATCGCCGCCGCCCACCCGGGCGGGCGGCTACCGACTCCGATGCTGTGCGCCCTGGACGAGGCAGCCAACGTGGTGCGGTGGCAACGGTTGCCAGACCTCTACTCGCACTACGGGTCTCGCGGCATCAACATCATGACCATCCTGCAAAGCTGGTCACAGGGGACCGAGGTGTGGGGCGAAGACGGGATGCAAAAGCTGTGGAGCACAGCCAATGTCAACGTCTACGGCGGCAACGTCAGCGAAAAGAAGTTCCTCGACTTCGTATCCGAGCTGGTCGGAGATTACGACCGCGAGGTCATCACGGTGTCCAAGTCCAAAGGCACCACCTCTACCAGCACTCACATCGCCCGCGAACGACTGTTCAACGTCTCCGACCTGGCCTCGTGGCCACGCGGGCGGGCGCTGGTGTTCTCCGCCGGCAACCCCGCGATCATCGCCAAAACAGTTCCCTGGATGAGCAAGTCCTACGCCGGGCTCATCAAAGAATCACTCGCCGTCTACGGCCCGCCGAAGAAGGCCACGGCCACGGCTGTCGGCCGGTGGTGGAGCAAGGCGTTGGGCCGCAGCACTCACACTGCTGACGCCAAAACCCAAGTACCGCAACCGAGTCTTTTGAAGGGATGA
- a CDS encoding antitoxin VbhA family protein, whose translation MTEEPGWAVRYPDLFAGLTEQQKWNVHNNIANHVMEGWNPDRDDVADLTALTRGDIDRAEYVRRGLERVDARFPDA comes from the coding sequence ATGACCGAGGAACCCGGCTGGGCTGTGCGCTACCCCGATCTGTTCGCCGGTCTGACCGAGCAGCAGAAGTGGAATGTGCACAACAACATCGCCAACCACGTGATGGAAGGGTGGAACCCTGACCGCGACGACGTCGCGGATCTGACCGCGCTGACTCGTGGGGACATTGACCGCGCCGAATACGTGCGGCGCGGTTTGGAGCGTGTGGACGCTCGATTTCCGGACGCCTGA
- a CDS encoding plasmid mobilization relaxosome protein MobC, producing the protein MSDFRARQHNVPGGRSVRFEVKTTPEEAARLQGLATDRGVTVPRLLVSSTFERGQVPRVTHAQLEEMFAVGRYLGAVGRNVNQIAKVANATGEIEEECAATLAAVRAAAVRLSAAIEAVTEQ; encoded by the coding sequence GTGAGTGATTTTCGTGCGCGTCAGCACAATGTGCCCGGCGGCCGGTCGGTCCGGTTCGAGGTCAAGACCACTCCCGAGGAGGCGGCGCGGCTGCAGGGGTTGGCAACTGATCGGGGCGTGACGGTGCCCCGGTTGCTGGTGTCGTCGACCTTTGAGCGGGGCCAGGTTCCGCGCGTGACCCACGCGCAGCTGGAGGAGATGTTCGCGGTTGGCCGGTACCTGGGTGCGGTGGGCCGCAATGTCAACCAGATCGCGAAGGTTGCCAACGCGACCGGCGAGATCGAGGAGGAGTGCGCCGCGACGTTGGCGGCCGTGCGAGCGGCAGCGGTGCGGCTGTCGGCGGCGATTGAGGCGGTCACCGAGCAGTGA
- a CDS encoding lytic transglycosylase domain-containing protein, which translates to MAAPDTSGGDLNKPMDPAKGSEEHWQTDTIRLARAVALKFPQVQTIGGWRPVDAYPDHPSGRAADIMIPNYETAEGKSLGDAINKYILDNKDFFAVEYTIWRQQYTPATGEGNQMEDRGSPTQNHFDHVHVTTIGHGFPAPGTDFGKAPAGGSAGSSRGDQCTPKGTRGGEDNLATGTVPAEFEPWYRKAGTLCPQISSSFLASQGHQESGFNPRATSPDGAMGPGQFMPGTWPTYGKDDDGNGKVDPYDIGDGVMAQGRYMCAIATTIDGWIADGSVSDDTPGGREALYLAAYNAGEGAVQRNRGFPTDGADYITQTRPYADIILANKPKYEAQLAAPATSSTTTPAAPTPTR; encoded by the coding sequence GTGGCCGCCCCCGACACCAGCGGCGGGGATCTGAACAAGCCGATGGACCCGGCCAAGGGATCCGAAGAGCACTGGCAAACCGACACCATCCGACTGGCGCGGGCAGTGGCGCTCAAGTTCCCGCAGGTGCAAACCATCGGCGGCTGGCGGCCGGTCGACGCCTACCCCGATCACCCCTCGGGCCGGGCCGCCGACATCATGATCCCCAACTACGAGACGGCCGAAGGCAAGTCGCTCGGGGACGCGATCAACAAGTACATCCTCGACAACAAAGACTTCTTCGCCGTCGAATACACCATCTGGCGCCAGCAGTACACCCCCGCCACCGGCGAGGGAAACCAGATGGAGGACCGGGGCTCACCCACCCAAAACCACTTCGACCACGTCCACGTCACCACCATCGGACACGGATTCCCAGCACCGGGAACCGATTTCGGCAAAGCACCCGCAGGCGGTTCCGCCGGATCCAGCCGCGGCGACCAGTGCACACCCAAGGGCACCCGCGGCGGGGAAGACAACCTCGCCACCGGCACCGTGCCCGCCGAGTTCGAACCGTGGTACCGCAAAGCGGGCACCCTGTGCCCGCAGATCTCGTCGTCCTTCCTCGCCTCCCAAGGCCACCAGGAATCGGGGTTCAATCCCCGGGCCACCTCACCGGACGGGGCCATGGGGCCCGGACAGTTCATGCCGGGCACCTGGCCTACGTACGGCAAAGACGACGACGGGAACGGCAAGGTCGACCCCTACGACATCGGCGACGGAGTGATGGCCCAGGGCCGCTACATGTGCGCGATCGCGACCACCATCGACGGCTGGATCGCAGACGGCTCGGTCAGCGACGACACCCCCGGCGGCCGCGAAGCGCTCTACCTCGCGGCCTACAACGCCGGTGAAGGCGCGGTGCAACGCAACCGCGGATTCCCCACCGACGGAGCCGATTACATCACCCAGACCCGGCCCTACGCCGACATCATCCTGGCCAACAAACCCAAGTACGAAGCCCAACTCGCTGCGCCCGCGACCTCGTCGACGACCACGCCCGCAGCACCGACCCCGACCCGATAG
- the nrdH gene encoding glutaredoxin-like protein NrdH: MTEHTITVYTKPACVQCNATYQALDKNGLDYTVVDITTNDEARDYVMGLGYLQAPVVVAGGDHWSGFRPDRIKALAAHAAA; the protein is encoded by the coding sequence ATGACTGAGCACACCATCACCGTGTACACCAAGCCCGCATGCGTGCAGTGCAACGCCACGTACCAGGCCCTCGACAAGAACGGCCTGGACTACACCGTCGTGGACATCACCACCAACGATGAGGCCCGCGACTACGTGATGGGACTGGGTTACCTACAGGCACCGGTTGTGGTGGCCGGCGGCGACCACTGGTCCGGTTTCCGGCCGGATCGGATCAAGGCACTCGCTGCTCACGCGGCGGCATGA
- a CDS encoding GNAT family N-acetyltransferase: MSDQSTIRRATADDLDFLAAHDRHVRTEVLRARVEAAQVLVVEQSSGLLGWLRWGLFWDEIPFMNMLFVLEDNRDCGLGGDLVDVWEDIVRADGHSVAMTSTRSDESARHFYRRRGYVDSGVLLLPGEPAEVILRQELA; this comes from the coding sequence ATGTCGGACCAGTCCACAATCCGGCGTGCAACAGCCGACGACCTCGATTTCCTGGCCGCGCACGACCGCCATGTTCGGACTGAGGTGCTTCGTGCTCGGGTCGAAGCCGCGCAAGTGCTGGTCGTCGAGCAATCGTCTGGATTGCTCGGATGGTTACGGTGGGGGCTCTTCTGGGACGAGATCCCGTTCATGAACATGCTGTTCGTCCTCGAGGACAATAGGGACTGCGGGCTCGGCGGCGATCTGGTCGACGTATGGGAGGACATCGTGCGCGCGGACGGCCACAGTGTCGCAATGACTTCGACGAGATCTGATGAATCAGCGCGGCACTTCTACCGCCGCCGTGGCTACGTGGACAGTGGCGTCCTACTGCTGCCGGGCGAACCTGCCGAGGTCATTCTGCGACAAGAACTCGCCTAG
- a CDS encoding DnaB-like helicase N-terminal domain-containing protein, translated as MTITASDMATDIEVTGEVAPDDEALTVDQFPSHLGADVSTEDAITTSVEAAFLTALMWAPKDLAQQVRQIMTGPDRWNPFWSPAHAEIFEAVSSVLDEGGPATPVLVQARLFETGRLARVEQHLFAILSPAQGPLIGGVELPHLAAKVIDQWYRRGYAGLLARMSQIRETVSVEELAGHWESLTGHQQRAEELWLTKRDHLARLHQGTA; from the coding sequence ATGACCATCACAGCAAGCGACATGGCCACCGACATCGAGGTGACCGGCGAGGTCGCCCCAGACGACGAAGCCCTCACTGTCGATCAGTTCCCCAGCCACCTGGGCGCTGACGTCAGCACCGAAGATGCCATCACCACCAGCGTCGAGGCTGCGTTCCTGACCGCATTGATGTGGGCACCGAAAGACCTTGCCCAGCAGGTCCGTCAGATCATGACCGGACCCGACCGGTGGAATCCGTTCTGGAGCCCGGCGCACGCCGAGATCTTCGAGGCCGTGAGCAGCGTCCTGGATGAGGGCGGGCCGGCGACCCCGGTCCTGGTCCAAGCTCGGCTGTTCGAGACGGGCCGCCTGGCCCGTGTCGAGCAGCACTTGTTCGCGATCCTGTCCCCCGCTCAAGGTCCGCTGATCGGTGGTGTGGAACTGCCGCACCTGGCGGCCAAAGTGATCGATCAGTGGTACCGGCGCGGTTACGCCGGCCTTCTGGCCCGGATGTCCCAGATCCGCGAGACCGTCAGCGTCGAGGAGCTCGCCGGCCACTGGGAAAGCCTCACCGGCCATCAGCAGCGGGCCGAAGAACTGTGGTTGACCAAACGCGACCATCTCGCCCGCCTGCACCAGGGCACCGCATGA
- a CDS encoding antitoxin VbhA family protein, whose amino-acid sequence MTQEPEWAVRYPDLFAELTIEQKWSVHNTIASNEMEGWEPTRDNVADLIALTRGLITLEEFVRRGRAALDAQASSNPPTTT is encoded by the coding sequence ATGACTCAGGAACCCGAATGGGCAGTGCGCTACCCCGACCTGTTCGCCGAGCTGACGATCGAACAGAAGTGGTCGGTGCACAACACGATCGCCAGCAACGAGATGGAAGGGTGGGAACCGACCCGCGACAACGTCGCTGACCTGATCGCCCTGACCCGCGGTCTCATCACCCTCGAAGAGTTCGTGCGACGCGGCCGCGCCGCCCTGGATGCACAAGCATCGTCGAACCCACCGACCACCACCTGA
- a CDS encoding DUF1778 domain-containing protein: MRVLSAREWGAALMPSLNITFTDEEHRLLAEAAAKSQESLKTFVHDAAMERSSAYRERVVEMSAQIASWSAELNDRLA, encoded by the coding sequence GTGAGAGTGCTGTCTGCAAGGGAATGGGGAGCCGCACTGATGCCGTCGTTGAACATCACTTTTACCGATGAGGAACACCGTTTGCTCGCCGAGGCTGCGGCCAAGAGTCAGGAGTCGCTCAAGACGTTTGTCCATGATGCGGCGATGGAGCGGTCGAGTGCGTACCGCGAACGCGTGGTGGAGATGTCCGCGCAGATTGCGTCGTGGTCGGCGGAGTTGAACGATCGGCTCGCGTGA
- a CDS encoding type II toxin-antitoxin system death-on-curing family toxin produces the protein MSVPVVFLDRFAVLAAGSAACGFTPIVGDEGLLAAAIARPQATAFGLDAYPSLWDKAAALMHSLANNHALLDGNKRTAWASAWLFLAINDVVDLSAPAAMDVDAAEQFVLSVSSGQMPWQKVSEGLRTFTP, from the coding sequence GTGAGCGTGCCTGTGGTGTTTCTTGATCGGTTCGCTGTGCTGGCGGCCGGTTCGGCGGCGTGTGGGTTCACCCCGATTGTCGGGGATGAAGGGTTGTTGGCGGCTGCGATTGCCCGCCCGCAAGCCACGGCGTTCGGGCTCGACGCCTACCCCTCCCTGTGGGACAAGGCGGCGGCGTTGATGCACTCGCTGGCCAACAACCACGCGCTGCTTGATGGCAACAAACGCACCGCGTGGGCGAGCGCCTGGTTGTTCCTGGCGATCAATGACGTGGTTGATCTGTCGGCGCCGGCGGCCATGGATGTCGACGCCGCCGAACAGTTCGTGTTGTCGGTGTCGAGTGGTCAGATGCCGTGGCAGAAAGTCAGCGAAGGGCTCCGCACGTTCACGCCGTGA
- a CDS encoding DUF4913 domain-containing protein, whose protein sequence is MTEDDFDALDELDEATAPPPPPVAAPEPPPLEFESVYDFVEQHLVCIYARNIDNPQFRWCKKWWAHAEAVSRLEALHRAYEHLRRDPGTGMSTWWRDHAGPAMAALLDPHGTFEGCSAELDRHEPVCTILPVDPMGEALLRQIMAGRFQSEGVQ, encoded by the coding sequence ATGACTGAGGACGATTTCGACGCACTCGACGAGCTCGACGAGGCGACAGCCCCGCCACCACCGCCGGTAGCCGCTCCTGAACCGCCGCCGCTGGAGTTCGAGTCGGTCTACGACTTCGTCGAACAGCACCTGGTGTGCATCTATGCCCGCAACATCGACAACCCCCAGTTCCGGTGGTGCAAGAAGTGGTGGGCACACGCTGAGGCAGTGAGCCGCCTCGAGGCGCTGCACCGGGCCTATGAACATCTGCGCCGCGATCCCGGGACCGGAATGAGTACCTGGTGGCGCGATCACGCCGGCCCGGCGATGGCAGCGCTGCTCGACCCCCACGGCACTTTCGAGGGCTGCTCAGCCGAACTCGATCGCCACGAGCCGGTGTGCACGATCTTGCCGGTCGACCCGATGGGCGAGGCACTGCTCCGGCAGATCATGGCCGGCCGATTTCAATCAGAAGGAGTTCAGTGA